In a genomic window of Limanda limanda unplaced genomic scaffold, fLimLim1.1 SCAFFOLD_34, whole genome shotgun sequence:
- the LOC132997059 gene encoding uncharacterized protein LOC132997059 — protein MFQVYCEFNRVVGQGLRENFFDALDRFSPSLMDLFRKKRGLTGQILTDLLHKTKVNEPTHIRCLILRGLPVILGDDPSAFFRNCSDVNDNGLYSQTAVGILCMDEENSTPLNPSKVGIILEGSVVMDNLANLPQAFCLLFGLIYALHLDYPKYMKNTFNFVQQLPAALLGFKRASPRHGISHGNPEISCCRHGNHDAAVRSGAMRMADSRSSRTRSRNRGIKGHGGKA, from the exons ATGTTTCAGGTATATTGCGAGTTCAACCGAGTGGTGGGGCAGGGTCTCAGAGAGAACTTCTTTGATGCACTTGACCGTTTCTCTCCAAGCCTGATGGACCTCTTTAGGAAAAAGAGGGGCCTCACCGGCCAGATTTTGACTGACCTTCTCCATAAGACAAAG GTCAATGAGCCAACACACATAAGGTGCCTCATTCTTCGGGGATTGCCGGTCATCTTGGGGGATGATCCCAGTGCATTCTTCAGGAACTGCTCT GATGTAAATGACAATGGCCTATACAGTCAAACTGCAGTGGGAATCCTCTGCATGGATGAGGAAAATTCAACTCCACTCAACCCATCCAAAGTAGGCATCATCTTGGAAGGGAGCGTGGTGATGGACAACCTGGCAAACCTACCTCAGGCCTTCTGCCTTCTTTTTGGACTAATTTATGCCCTGCACCTCGATTACCCTAAGTATatgaaaaacactttcaacTTTGTTCAGCAG CTACCAGCAGCACTGTTAGGTTTTAAAAG AGCGTCCCCGCGCCACGGGATCTCCCATGGCAACCCTGAGATCAGCTGTTGCAGACATGGAAACCATGACGCGGCCGTGCGCTCCGGAGCTATGAGGATGGCTGACAGCCGTTCCTCTAGAACTCGATCCAGGAACCGTGGAATCAAAGGACACGGTGGAAAAGCGTAA